One segment of Pseudomonas pohangensis DNA contains the following:
- a CDS encoding phosphoenolpyruvate carboxykinase (ATP), producing the protein MLKIDLATDWQVSFGSPVGQPTSATASKLLWTDDDGLTLMQYGSDTEIEYQLQFWDEAVALIDPQQKTIHMHALSPDSTPATLEHLLHDQVFPRLLAHEGQLVVHAGAVAIEGRLALFLGESGLGKSTLVASLYQAGASLLGDDALLVSADHGSFYGQSLYRGLRLLPDSLLSLFPAQTETRPMAHYSSKQRLTIAVPENQNTSPQQLGALFFLEPPSSDQEITLRRMSPAESCIALIRNSFSLDPTDSLLARGKLQQASALANQIPSFALSYPRDYASLPQVHAKIRTQMAECLPRKTDTDSL; encoded by the coding sequence ATGCTCAAGATTGATCTAGCAACCGACTGGCAGGTCAGCTTCGGTTCTCCAGTGGGCCAGCCAACTTCGGCAACAGCCTCCAAACTGCTTTGGACCGACGATGATGGCCTGACCCTCATGCAGTATGGCTCAGACACCGAAATCGAGTACCAGCTGCAATTCTGGGACGAGGCTGTAGCGCTAATCGATCCTCAGCAAAAAACCATCCACATGCATGCGCTGTCACCGGACAGCACGCCCGCCACCCTTGAGCATCTGCTTCACGATCAGGTCTTTCCGCGCCTGTTGGCCCATGAGGGGCAACTGGTAGTTCATGCGGGAGCAGTAGCCATCGAAGGCCGCCTGGCGCTGTTCCTTGGTGAATCCGGCTTGGGTAAATCGACCCTGGTCGCCAGCCTGTATCAGGCCGGTGCATCATTGCTGGGGGATGATGCATTGCTGGTCAGTGCCGATCACGGCAGCTTTTATGGGCAGTCACTCTATCGTGGCCTGCGCCTGCTGCCCGACTCGCTGCTTTCGCTGTTTCCGGCGCAGACCGAAACCCGGCCGATGGCCCATTACAGCAGCAAGCAACGGCTGACGATTGCCGTTCCGGAGAACCAGAACACGTCCCCACAACAACTGGGCGCGCTGTTTTTTCTGGAGCCGCCATCCAGCGACCAGGAAATCACTCTGCGCCGGATGTCGCCGGCTGAAAGCTGTATCGCCCTGATTCGCAACAGCTTCAGTCTGGATCCGACGGACTCGCTGCTGGCACGCGGCAAGCTGCAGCAGGCCTCGGCGCTGGCCAACCAGATTCCCTCCTTTGCCCTGAGCTATCCGCGTGACTACGCCAGCCTGCCGCAAGTGCATGCCAAAATTCGCACACAGATGGCAGAATGCCTCCCTCGGAAAACAGACACAGACTCCCTATGA